In Aspergillus nidulans FGSC A4 chromosome IV, a single window of DNA contains:
- a CDS encoding uncharacterized protein (transcript_id=CADANIAT00000033) has translation MHSRYPQADPGTIIPFAIATILFVIRMVTKAMHLGGGWGSDDYTLMVAYALGIVVFSVNISMIDHGFAKNIWDIYPQENITIAYKVRLAVPAPVDKSSFLAQRFYGFVLAYKALISLAKISVCLFLLRIFRSSTFRWVGYIMIGINSAIAITWMLLDSFHCIPVHLAWTQWEGVEQGKCINFIAATYANGIVNIIVDVVMVAMPIYEVSKLNLSQRKKIGVAVMFASGLVLTIIGIVRVIVFSQNSSNDNPTYEMEALNRWSVIECQIAIICACLPATRAMLASFSPGIVGESTGEASAGLQNQYNGPSRSNHSMKVPLQKVNISKTVSYSVDYVGKSPRRSSNGFLQLDDRGSERD, from the exons ATGCACTCT CGCTATCCTCAGGCAGACCCCGGCACGATTATCCCATTTGCCATTGCTACGATTCTCTTTGTGATTCGAATGGTCACTAAAGCTATGCATCTCGGTGGGGGATGGGGCTCGGACGATTACACTTTGATGGTAGCCTAT GCTTTGGGAATCGTGGTCTTTTCTGTCAACATCTCCA TGATTGATCACGGATTTGCGAAGAACATATGGGATATCTATCCCCAAGAGAACATCACCATAGCATACAAGGTACGTCTCGCCGTGCCGGCCCCAGTTGACAAATCCTCATTCCTCGCACAGCGCTTCTACGGGTTCGTCTTGGCGTACAAAGCCCTGATATCGCTCGCCAAAATCTCGGTCTGTCTCTTCCTTCTACGGATCTTCCGTTCCAGCACCTTCCGCTGGGTTGGATACATCATGATTGGAATCAACTCCGCGATCGCCATCACCTGGATGCTTCTTGACAGCTTCCATTGTATACCCGTCCATCTCGCCTGGACTCAATGGGAGGGCGTCGAGCAGGGCAAGTGCATCAACTTTATTGCCGCGACCTACGCGAATGGAATTGTCaacatcatcgtcgacgtTGTCATGGTCGCGATGCCCATCTATGAGGTCTCGAAACTGAATCTGTCCCAGCGAAAGAAGATCGGCGTGGCGGTCATGTTCGCTTCGGGATTAGT TCTCACGATCATCGGCATTGTCCGTGTCATTGTCTTTTCGCAAAACAGCTCGAACGACAATCCCACAT ATGAAATGGAGGCTCTGAATCGCTGGTCTGTCATCGAGTGTCAGATCGCCATCATCTGCGCTTGTCTTCCGGCTACCAGAGCTATgctcgccagcttctctcCGGGCATCGTCGGCGAGTCGACCGGGGAGGCCTCCGCCGGGCTGCAGAACCAGTACAATGGACCCAGCCGGTCCAACCACTCAATGAAAGTCCCGCTACAAAAGGTCAACATCTCAAAAACGGTGTCTTACTCTGTTGACTACGTTGGTAAATCACCGCGAAGGTCTTCCAATggctttctccagctcgatGATCGCGGGTCTGAGAGAGACTAG
- a CDS encoding uncharacterized protein (transcript_id=CADANIAT00000039), which translates to MHAIYGSLALLLGLAVSSRASTVRHDHSFQPDHILRVTADIYNEACSERYSVLVNGSSPGPELRLREGEVSWIRVYNDMTDANTTIHWHGLTAFTAPFSDGSPAASQWPIPPGHFFDYEVKPEPGSAGSYFYHSHVDFQSVTAKGPLIVDSSEPAPYHYDEERTVMISDYFSEPDDEIVDGLVSTNFTWSGETEAILVNGQSRPATNATGACKLAAISVEAGKTYRLRFIGATALSFVSLAIESHHMHIIEADGHYTKPLETDFLQIGSGQRYSVLLTAKGEDELKALDRRQFYLQITTLERPAVLTSFAVLDYTSDAAPDLTTVPSPPPLPVATTVQGWLDYELEPAHPNEDFPTLDEVTRRIVIDVHQNVSDRTIWLQNGYDWVESFPKSPYLVDIYQDRLDLDASYHRALTRGNGFDNITRTFPARVGEVLEIVWQNRGTVENGGVDAHPFHAHGRHFYDIGGGDGLYNATANEIRLRGTHPIQRDTSVLYRYRSKTSQLVPSGWRAWRIRVTNPGVWMYHCHVLQHMIMGMQTVFTFGDREDILAKTGQVDDGYLTYGGSAYGNGTWDPMVQDFDV; encoded by the exons ATGCATGCAATCTACGGCAGTCTGGCCCTGCTTTTAGGGCTGGCAGTTTCCAGTCGAGCGAGCACTGTTCGACACGACCACTCTTTTCAACCCGATCATATCTTGCGGGTTACAGCGGACATTTACAATGAGGCATGCTCAGAGCGCTATTCAGTTTTAGTCAATGGATCTTCCCCTGGCCCTGAACTCCGGCTGCGAGAAGGCGAGGTCAGCTGGATCCGGGTGTACAATGACATGACCGATGCGAATACCACAATT CACTGGCATGGCCTTACTGCATTTACTGCCCCATTCTCAGATGGATCCCCGGCCGCAAGCCAATGGCCGATTCCCCCGGGCCACTTCTTCGACTACGAAGTCAAGCCAGAGCCCGGCTCTGCAGGGAGCTACTTCTACCACTCCCACGTCGACTTTCAGAGCGTCACGGCCAAGGGTCCTCTGATTGTCGACTCGAGCGAGCCGGCTCCCTACCACTATGACGAGGAGCGGACGGTGATGATATCGGATTACTTCAGTGAGCCCGACGACGAAATCGTTGATGGACTCGTTTCTACCAACTTCACATGGAGCGGCGAGACAGAAGCGATCCTGGTCAACGGTCAAAGTCGACCTGCGACGAATGCTACCGGTGCATGCAAGTTGGCTGCGATCTCCGTCGAAGCAGGAAAGACGTATCGCCTGAGATTCATCGGCGCAACGGCACTCTCCTTTGTTTCGCTAGCGATTGAGAGCCACCATATGCATATCATCGAGGCAGACGGCCATTACACAAAGCCACTGGAGACAGACTTCCTGCAGATCGGCAGCGGCCAGAGATACAGTGTCCTTCTAACAGCGAAGGGTGAGGATGAGTTGAAGGCGCTCGACAGACGGCAGTTCTATCTCCAGATCACGACGTTGGAGCGACCAGCGGTCTTGACCAGCTTCGCTGTGCTCGACTACACCTCGGACGCAGCACCAGATCTAACTACAGTGCCGTCGCCTCCACCGCTGCCGGTAGCGACCACCGTCCAGGGCTGGCTGGATTACGAGCTCGAACCGGCCCATCCAAATGAAGACTTTCCAACACTTGACGAGGTGACGCGCAGGATAGTCATTGACGTCCACCAGAACGTCAGTGACCGGACCATCTGGCTGCAGAACGGGTATGACTGGGTGGAATCGTTTCCCAAGTCTCCATATTTGGTCGACATCTACCAGGACAGGCTCGACCTCGACGCGAGCTACCACCGGGCCCTAACTCGCGGCAACGGCTTCGACAACATCACCCGCACCTTTCCGGCCCGGGTAGGCGAGGTTCTCGAGATCGTCTGGCAGAACCGAGGAACAGTCGAGAACGGCGGCGTGGACGCACACCCCTTCCACGCGCACGGCCGGCACTTTTACgacatcggcggcggcgacggTCTCTACAACGCGACGGCGAATGAGATACGGCTACGCGGAACCCATCCGATCCAGCGCGACACATCGGTACTCTATCGGTACCGCTCAAAGACCAGCCAGCTCGTCCCCTCTGGCTGGCGAGCGTGGAGGATCCGGGTAACAAACCCGGGGGTTTGGATGTACCATTGCCACGTGCTGCAGCATATGATAATGGGGATGCAGACGGTGTTTACATTTGGCGACCGTGAGGACATTCTGGCAAAGACGGGACAAGTCGATGATGGCTACTTGACGTATGGGGGTTCGGCTTATGGGAATGGGACCTGGGATCCAATGGTGCAGGACTTTGATGTGTGA
- a CDS encoding uncharacterized protein (transcript_id=CADANIAT00000037) — protein MLAKARWLLPLLGASAVQCAHLNLHAQSLLDESMTLQDAIYDPAASYLRYIYFPFAAGPHETRSSVWYSVGLLQRNQGSDAEEAFKILRNVIGDQEKNEIVQWYGDYTKYPEQPTVGTAAYPPVIYNSWDPNWRGFIGTALIIIYEEFQHLLPPDLSDLILESVYNSTKGDSYRVGGVNEDNLYPAYSNAWLMRTVTSSWTGRHLNDANMTAAGDADASDFLDLFDRNHTLSEFNGPTYAGVSLYALTIAAKYMGSTNATIGRNAARLIQQIWEYESIFWNPYMRNFAGPWDRSYGYDMNNYVAIMSLWVWALVGKESAWNTTFPIWTLAHADDFEVAPVIAVLSEFHKALIPDTAISRLTAFSGERTYHGHVYAPPADHEPRNVTTWVSANLSIGTQSFNQSVVGGFSKDSSSFSPSVVQWLRPDESIGYFNLYPTETALKAEVRPYSLNLTYPLGNASSTFTFVLAANPLGKKRDIRSLADVDGLSIKVGGTVDPIPQISFCGLLGGACDVIHGFEFWNATFSMPANTSDVPRIEFQFELTM, from the exons ATGCTGGCAAAGGCCCGTTGGTTGCTCCCCCTGCTGGGTGCCAGCGCCGTGCAGTGCGCGCATCTGAACCTCCATGCACAGAGCCTGCTCGACGAGTCCATGACACTGCAAGATGCTATCTACGATCCGGCGGCTTCGTACCTGCGCTACATTTACTTCCCGTTTGCTGCTGGCCCGCATGAAACGCGGTCGTCAGTCTGGTACTCGGTTGGACTGTTGCAGCGGAATCAGGGCAGCGACGCCGAGGAAGCGTTCAAGATACTCAGGAATGTCATTGGCGatcaggagaagaatgaAATAGTGCAGTGGTACGGCGACTACACGAAATACCCCGAGCAGCCAACCGTCGGCACTGCGGCTTATCCTCCGGTG ATCTATAACTCGTGGGACCCCAATTGGCGAGGATTCATTGGCACCGCGCTGATCATCATCTACGAAGAGTTCCAGCACCTTCTGCCTCCAGACCTCAGCGACCTGATCCTCGAAAGCGTGTACAACAGCACTAAAGGCGACAGCTACCGCGTCGGCGGCGTGAACGAGGACAATCTGTATCCGGCCTATTCGAACGCCTGGCTGATGAGGACTGTGACCAGCTCATGGACAGGTCGTCATTTGAACGATGCCAATATGACCGCTGCCGGTGATGCGGACGCGTCTGATTTCCTCGACCTCTTTGACCGTAACCACACCCTGTCCGAGTTTAACGGTCCAACATATGCAGGCGTCTCGCTTTACGCCCTCACTATTGCAGCAAAGTACATGGGATCGACGAACGCGACAATTGGCCGTAACGCGGCACGTCTCATCCAGCAGATATGGGAGTACGAGTCAATCTTCTGGAACCCTTATATGAGGAACTTTGCTGGCCCGTGGGATCGGTCATACGGCTACGATATGAACAATTACGTCGCCATCATGTCCCTCTGGGTATGGGCGCTGGTTGGTAAGGAGAGCGCCTGGAACACGACTTTCCCAATCTGGACGCTTGCCCATGCCGATGATTTCGAGGTCGCACCGGTTATTGCTGTCCTCTCCGAATTCCATAAGGCCTTGATTCCAGACACGGCAATCTCGAGGCTAACCGCGTTCTCCGGTGAACGTACCTACCATGGCCATGTTTATGCCCCTCCAGCCGACCATGAGCCGCGGAACGTCACTACCTGGGTGTCAGCCAACCTAAGTATCGGCACCCAGTCCTTCAATCAGAGCGTTGTGGGTGGCTTCTCTAAGgactccagctctttcagTCCCTCAGTTGTTCAGTGGCTGCGTCCTGACGAGTCCATCGGCTACTTCAACTTGTACCCCACCGAGACCGCATTGAAGGCTGAGGTCAGGCCGTACTCGTTGAACCTCACCTATCCTCTCGGTAATGCCTCGAGCACATTCACGTTCGTTCTCGCCGCCAACCCACTCGGTAAAAAAAGGGATATCAGGAGTCTCGCCGATGTGGACGGTCTTAGCATCAAGGTCGGCGGCACCGTAGATCCAATTCCCCAGATTTCGTTCTGTGGCTTGCTCGGAGGCGCCTGTGATGTCATTCA TGGCTTCGAGTTCTGGAATGCGACTTTCTCCATGCCGGCAAATACCTCGGATGTACCGCGGATTGAATTTCAGTTCGAGCTTACGATGTAG
- a CDS encoding putative choline transporter Hnm1 (transcript_id=CADANIAT00000036): protein MKTTKEISVSLAQDASDMDADERERNADRPGHKQELERHFSIVSLIGLASTTTISWTGLGLSIVTEINAGGPSAIIYGFILVTIMQSFLGASLAEFVSSYPTEGGMYHWIAAIAPRRLSAFLSFVTGWLTVAGLQALYSLYHADVAIQTWQTFIIYQILNILTASVVLFGNRIIPSLNKFSLFYLQIGWFVVLVTVVACAPTHQSKEFVFRTWINNTGWDNNAICFITGLVNPLYSLGGLDGITHITEEMTNPSRNAPLAIGITLTIAFITGLSYLIALMFSVQDFAALSDTKTGLPLTELFRQVTESVGGAFGLTFILFIALGPCVISSQLSSSRVLWAFARDSAMPFSNTWARVSKRFGIPFNAQLLVAAAIAALGCLYLGSSTAFNSMLGAAVTINNVAYLIPISTNMLTSRANMHRGSFHMGKWGWLVNSVTVGWLLFAIIFFSFPYNMPVTVENMNYTCVVVGGIPILILVWWFIGNKQYKDKIARAKEE, encoded by the exons atgaagacgaccaaAGAGATCAGTGTCTCGCTCGCGCAGGATGCGTCCGACATGGATGCCGACGAG agagagagaaatgCTGACCGACCAGGCCACAAGCAAGAACTGGAGCGCCACTTCAGCATCGTCTCGCTGATCGGCCTCGCTTCCACGACGACCATCTCATGGACAGGACTCGGATTAAGTATCGTGACCGAGATAAATGCGGGGGGGCCAAGCGCGATAATCTATGGGTTTATCTTGGTGACGATCATGCAGTCGTTCCTCGGTGCATCTCTGGCCGAGTTCGTCTCCAGCTACCCAACCGAGGGAGGCATGTACCACTGGATCGCAGCCATTGCGCCCAGAAGGTTGAGCGCATTCTTGAGCTTCGTTACCGGCTGGTTGACAGTGGCTGGCT TGCAGGCACTATATTCGCTCTACCACGCGGACGTGGCGATTCAGACATGGCAGACGTTTATCATCTACCAgatcctcaacatcctcacAGCCTCTGTTGTCCTGTTTGGGAACCGAATCATCCCGTCCCTCAACAAattttctctcttctatcTCCAGATCGGCTGGTttgtcgtcctcgtcacaGTGGTCGCGTGCGCTCCGACGCACCAGAGCAAAGAATTTGTCTTCCGGACCTGGATCAATAATACCGGCTGGGATAACAATGCCATTTGCTTCATCACTGGCCTCGTTAATCCACTATACAGTCTGGGTGGCCTGGATGGGATCACGCATATAACGGAAGAAATGACCAAT CCCTCGCGCAACGCGCCGTTGGCAATTGGGATAACTCTGACTATCGCATTTATCACCGGCCTCAGTTATCTCATTGCCCTCATGTTCAGCGTCCAGGATTTCGCCGCGTTGTCGGATACCAAAACCGGCCTGCCTCTGACCGAACTGTTTCGCCAGGTGACCGAGTCCGTCGGTGGTGCCTTTGGGCTgaccttcatcctcttcattgcGTTGGGCCCTTGCGTGATCTCGTCCCAACTGTCCTCGTCCCGTGTTCTGTGGGCCTTCGCTCGTGACAGCGCGATGCCGTTCTCCAATACATGGGCCCGGGTCAGCAAGAGATTCGGCATTCCGTTCAACGCGCAGCTCTTGGTCGCCGCTGCCATTGCAGCCCTTGGCTGTCTCTACCTGGGCAGTAGCACCGCGTTCAACAGTATGTTGGGTGCTGCAGtcaccatcaacaatgtTGCGTACCTGATTCCAATCTCCACTAACATGCTGACTAGCCGCGCCAACATGCATCGAGGATCATTCCACATGGGCAAATGGGGCTGGCTCGTCAACAGTGTCACAGTCGGATGGCTTCTgtttgccatcatcttcttcagctttccATACAACATGCCAGTCACGGTGGAGAATATGAACTACACCTGTGTTGTGGTGGGTGGGATACCTATTCTCATTTTGGTCTGGTGGTTCATAGGCAACAAACAGTACAAGGACAAGATCGCGCGTGCCAAGGAGGAGTAA
- a CDS encoding uncharacterized protein (transcript_id=CADANIAT00000038): MSDREIQQALENHYRAPSEKEGNPDYGGTPDAPIIPDTRIERAEREHAAIEKESVRSDGKRELKEYECYEKLGYCWPTWKKWTYLVAVAFVQVSMNFNTSVFPNAVKPLSEAFNISEQHARTAQMAYLVTYSIGCELWAPWSEEFGRWPILQLSMFLINIWQIPCALAPNWGTIVVCRALGGVSTAGGSVTLGLIADLYEKETQQFPLAFIVLSSCIGTSIGGVIGGPIQRFLHWKWFFWIQLIFGGVTQAIIFFMPESRSTIIMDKEAKRMRKSGEDPNVYGPNELKKPRVSLKEAFHIWIRPFHMLLTEPIVFCLSLLSGFSDALIFTFLESFAIVYEQGWGFGILGQAWAVIPINLAYFLAYFSYLPFFWRDRYLRTKIEGDDMPPERRLKWLLWLAPLEPIGLFGFAWTSFGRERGIPWIASMIFSTCVGVANYAIYLSTVDYMVAAYGVYSASATGGNAFARDLLAGISAMYATPMYTNIGDKWHVEYASTVLACLSCLVVIPIYVFYWKGPQIRASSKFAQALEAENKTNQGRRVSRMSSQGWGSV; encoded by the exons ATGTCAGACCGCGAGATCCAGCAGGCACTTGAGAATCACTACCGGGCGccctcggagaaggaggggaaCCCAGACTATGGTGGCACGCCGGATGCCCCTATCATCCCCGACACGAGAATTGAGAGGGCCGAGAGGGAACATGCCGCTATCGAGAAGGAGAGCGTTCGTTCCGACGGGAAACGCGAGCTCAAGGAATACGAATGTTATGAGAAACTGGGATACTGCTGGCCGACGTGGAAGAAATGGACCTATCTCGTCGCGGTCGCCTTCGTACAAGTGTCCATGAACTTCAACACCTCTGTCTTCCCCAATGCCGTCAAGCCACTCTCTGAGGCTTTCAATATCAGCGAGCAGCATGCGAGGACTGCCCAAATGGCGTACCTGGTGACATATTCCATTGGCTGTGAGCTGTGGGCGCCGTGGAGTGAGGAGTTTGGTCGATGGCCCATTCTGCAGCTGTCCATgttcctcatcaacatctGGCAAATCCCGTGTGCATTGGCACCAAACTGGGGGACTATCGTTGTCTGCCGTGCTCTG GGTGGTGTCTCGACCGCTGGAGGCAGTGTGACGCTTGGTTTAATTGCCGATCTGTACGAGAAGGAAACGCAGCAGTTCCCGCTCGCGTTCATCGTTCTCTCCTCGTGTATTGGCACTAGTATCGGTGGTGTCATCGGCGGCCCAATCCAGCGCT TCCTGCATTGGAAATGGTTCTTCTGGATCCAGCTCATCTTCGGCGGTGTCACGCAAGCAATTATCTTCTTTATGCCTGAGAGCCGTTCAACCATTATCATGGACAAGGAAGCCAAGCGCATGCGCAAGTCTGGCGAGGATCCGAACGTCTATGGGCCCAACGAGCTGAAGAAACCTCGCGTCTCGCTCAAGGAAGCCTTTCATATCTGGATCCGTCCGTTCCATATGCTGTTGACTGAGCCCATCGTCTTTTGCCTCTCTCTGTTGTCTGGCTTCTCCGACGCCCTCATATTCACTTTTCTCGAGAGTTTTGCCATTGTGTACGAGCAAGGATGGGGTTTCGGCATCCTCGGGCAGGCCTGGGCTGTGATCCCTATCAACCTGGCGTACTTCCTGGCCTACTTCAGCTACCTTCCGTTCTTCTGGCGCGACAGATATCTGCGCACAAAGATCGAAGGGGACGATATGCCACCGGAACGGCGCTTGAAATGGCTGCTGTGGCTTGCTCCATTGGAGCCCATCGGCCTGTTCGGGTTTGCTTGGACCTCCTTTGGCAGAGAGCGCGGTATCCCGTGGATAGcgtccatgatcttctcgacTTGCGTGGGGGTCGCCAATTATGCCATTTATCTCTCGACTGTCGACTACATGGTCGCGGCGTATGGTGTCTACTCAGCCTCTGCCACTGGCGGTAATGCGTTTGCCCGTGACCTTCTCGCCGGTATCTCAGCCATGTATGCGACGCCCATGTATACCAATATCGGTGATAAGTGGCACGTGGAGTACGCATCAACTGTGCTTGCCTGTCTATCCTGTCTGGTGGTCATTCCAATCTACGTGTTCTACTGGAAGGGTCCCCAAATCCGCGCGAGCAGCAAGTTTGCCCAGGCGCTCGAGGCCGAGAACAAGACGAATCAAGGACGCCGCGTTAGTCGGATGAGCAGTCAGGGCTGGGGCTCGGTCTAA
- a CDS encoding uncharacterized protein (transcript_id=CADANIAT00000034), which produces MACFNYNGDTVDLENAKFCNITVQYTHPGYNDTITVEAWLPASVPAQSFTKFTSTLCYPLLMRVWHNVDPLVCELDFLTNEAIAYYDPRNGVVDGLISNMGGSNYDPYTTVKKTFICDSLNRTIALSQGAALITNAACSLATAVKDEWFNLFVARNISFNTAGLSHEEYEEFFNLITPEYGSYWNANNTDLHAFKNAGGKLRTYDGMSYEWNSHIALSPSRPIQVSSPRVQYMSNKSRVLFPDNHDFWRFFESSGLGHCAGGLGGQPTTVLKALQRWVENGIAQKPCPYPCQIEYIGGNITLAESFRCTQAIWTTRPLRLLWLVFAPST; this is translated from the exons ATGGCCTG CTTCAATTACAATGGGGATACAGTTGACTTAGAAAATGCCAAATTCTGCAACATCACCGTGCAATATACCCATCCCGGCTACAATGATACCATCACCGTCGAGGCCTGGCTTCCCGCCTCTGTCCCCGCCCAATCCTTCACCAAATTTACTTCCACCCTTTGCTATCCTCTCTTGATGCGCGTCTGGCACAACGTGGACCCGCTAGTCTGCGAACTGGACTTTCTGACAAATGAGGCCATCGCCTACTATGACCCCCGGAACGGGGTGGTGGATGGGCTTATCTCTAATATGGGTGGCAGTAACTACGACCCTTATACCACCGTGAAGAAGACTTTCATCTGTGACTCCTTGAACCGCACAATTGCGCTCAGTCAAGGCGCCGCGCTCATCACCAATGCCGCCTG CTCATTGGCCACCGCCGTGAAAGATGAGTGGTTCAATCTGTTTGTTGCGAGAAATATCAGCTTCAACACGGCCGGCTTGAGCCACGAGGAGTACGAGGAGTTTTTCAACCTCATCACTCCCGAATATGGCAGCTACTGGAACGCAAACAATACAGACTTGCACGCTTTCAAGAACGCTGGAGGCAAGCTTCGCACATATGATGGCATG TCTTACGAATGGAACTCACACATCGCGCTTTCGCCCAGCAGGCCGATCCAAGTATCCTCACCAAGGGTACAGTACATGTCCAATAAATCCCGGGTGCTCTTCCCAGACAACCATGACTTCTGGCGCTTTTTTGAGTCCTCGGGTCTGGGGCACTGTGCcggcggcctcggcggcCAGCCCACCACCGTCCTCAAGGCTCTCCAGCGCTGGGTCGAAAATGGTATTGCCCAGAAACCTTGCCCGTATCCTTGCCAGATTGAATACATTGGTGGCAATATCACCTTGGCTGAGAGCTTCCGTTGCACCCAAGCAATATGGACGACACGACCACTGAGGCTGTTGTGGCTGGTCTTTGCACCATCGACTTAA
- a CDS encoding uncharacterized protein (transcript_id=CADANIAT00000035): MLASLVAAVLATTSCASAALTWSLDKSANPSDDESDAYSRIEAAMEAAVARYARLGDASKSIYVYYVPGVPTAEASYDGTIRFGSDRAYMNERTALHEISHTLGVGQTAAFDQQCADGDWPTALPLLRSWDGADAVINCGGGHFWPYGLNYNDEWSETNGDRNLLTAFIPPYYVSRIPENNCVVR; this comes from the exons ATGCTTGCCTCTCTagttgctgctgtgcttGCGACTACCTCCTGTGCATCCGCTGCCTTGACCTGGTCTTTGGACAAGTCCGCCAATCCATCTGACGACGAATCCGATGCCTACAGCCGGAttgaagcagcaatggaGGCGGCCGTCGCCCGTTACGCCCGCCTTGGTGATGCCAGCAAGTCGATATATGTCTACTACGTCCCCGGCGTCCCGACCGCCGAAGCAAGCTACGATGGCACTATTCGATTCGGTAGTGATCGCGCCTATATGAACGAACGCACGGCACTGCATGAGATTTCGCACACTCTGGGCGTTGGACAGACAGCTGCCTTTGATCAGCAATGCGCGGACGGTGACTGGCCTActgcccttcctctccttcgatCGTGGGACGGCGCAGATGCCGTCATCAACTGCGGTGGGGGTCACTTTTGGCCGTATGGACTGAACTATAATGACGAATGGAGCGAGACCAACGGCGATCGAAAT CTACTTACTGCCTTTATCCCCCCATACTATGTCAGCAGAATACCCGAGAATAATTGCGTTGTTCGGTAA